The genomic DNA CGCTATTGAAAGCGGCCTTAATCGAGTTATTGCGCATTCCAAGCGTCTACAGTGAACATACCGAAGGCTACCCTTTCGGTCCGGCGGTTGACCAGGCTCTGCGGAAAGCC from Anaerolineales bacterium includes the following:
- a CDS encoding peptidase M20, which gives rise to MPQNFDIQLATQEPLLKAALIELLRIPSVYSEHTEGYPFGPAVDQALRKA